In one Ananas comosus cultivar F153 linkage group 12, ASM154086v1, whole genome shotgun sequence genomic region, the following are encoded:
- the LOC109717947 gene encoding uncharacterized protein LOC109717947: MATPTSDLSMILPRVLIVSRRTVRKNKFVDFVGEYHLDLIVGYGAAPVIVPRVAGVQMLLDSFEPIHGVLLCEGEDIDPSLYDVAEEMPAAGLSPDELDEVRRLHASDAVGDREKDNIELRLARRCLQRNVPFLGICRGSQVLNVACGGTLYQDVECELAKTGKEAVAHIDYDNYDGHRHPVTVEENTPLHSWFRDSLQEGKMELMVNSYHHQGVKRLADRFVPMAFAPDGLIEGFYDPDAYNPEQGKFIMGLQFHPERMRQPSSDEFDYPGCPAAYQEFVKAVIAYQKKVNDVGHNPKDALKMDQEMEKRRKIIVRSFSIAKNLYDARIDMPLSKEPDLEAGAEFLDSNTALSLQQDKRLKQMGATVRNASSYLQRLKLNEERERVARVFMERMSAERLSDLLSFYHIMEKICSEVLEKKLMNT; the protein is encoded by the exons ATGGCGACGCCGACGTCGGATCTGTCGATGATCCTCCCCCGCGTTCTGATCGTCTCCCGCCGCACCGTCCGCAAGAACAAGTTCGTCGACTTCGTcg GCGAATACCACCTGGACCTGATCGTGGGGTACGGGGCGGCGCCGGTGATCGTGCCGCGGGTGGCCGGGGTGCAGATGCTGCTGGACAGCTTCGAGCCCATCCACGGCGTGCTGCTCTGCGAGGGGGAGGACATCGATCCCTCGCTCTACGACGTGGCCGAGGAGATGCCGGCGGCGGGGCTGTCCCCCGACGAGCTCGACGAGGTCCGCCGCCTCCACGCCAGCGACGCTGTCGGCGACCGCGAGAAGGACAACATCGAACTCCGCCTCGCCCGCCGCTGCCTCCAGCGCAACGTACCCTTCCTCGGCATCTGCCGCGGATCCCAG GTCCTCAATGTTGCATGCGGTGGCACCCTCTACCAAGACGTCGAGTGTGAACTCGCGAAGACCGGCAAGGAGGCCGTTGCGCACATCGACTACGACAACTACGACGGCCACCGCCACCCAGTGACCGTCGAGGAGAACACTCCCCTGCATTCGTGGTTCCGCGATTCACTGCAAGAGGGAAAGATGGAGCTCATGGTGAACAGCTACCACCATCAGGGTGTGAAGAGGTTGGCCGACCGGTTTGTTCCGATGGCTTTCGCGCCTGATGGATTGATCGAAGGGTTCTACGACCCAGATGCGTATAATCCAGAGCAGGGCAAGTTCATAATGGGCCTGCAGTTTCATCCTGAACGGATGAGGCAGCCAAGTTCCGACGAGTTCGACTATCCTGGATGCCCAGCGGCTTACCAG GAATTCGTGAAGGCGGTTATTGCTTACCAAAAGAAGGTTAATGACGTTGGGCATAATCCAAAAGACGCCCTGAAGATGGATCAAGAAAtggagaagagaaggaagatCATCGTCCGGAGCTTTTCGATCGCAAAGAACTTGTACGACGCTAGAATCGACATGCCATTATCGAAGGAGCCCGATCTCGAAGCTGGAGCCGAATTTCTTGAC TCGAACACCGCGCTGAGCCTGCAGCAGGACAAGAGACTGAAGCAGATGGGCGCGACAGTTCGGAACGCGTCGTCGTACCTGCAGAGACTTAAGCTGAatgaggagagggagagggtcgCGAGGGTGTTTATGGAGAGGATGTCGGCAGAGCGTCTCTCGGATTTGCTCTCTTTCTATCACATTATGGAGAAAATTTGCTCGGAGGTGTTGGAGAAGAAGCTGATGAACACTTGA